The Leptospirales bacterium genome has a window encoding:
- a CDS encoding response regulator, with the protein MKDAEAPAIVERNWSESKYASLFGQLLPAALSLLLGLLLSSFENDRYVAEERASVANQLSQLRGRLELELSKTMHLTRGLAAIVAVKPQLQQSEFESLAAELVASRAHIRNIGLAPDNVLRMIYPLPGNQAALGLRYRNNSAQWPAVEHMMTIRRTVVAGPVDLVQGGRGLVSRTPVYVGANRQRYWGLISVVIDMDSLFSAAGLMEERNLQLALRGKDGLGAAGEVFWGQAEIFQASPAVLPVLLAEGEWQLAASPRRGWSRFSPYLYWLWIPLLISGLAIGLFVRSSIIRQRRRYEEMRRMTREAQAANLAKSEFLAAMSHEIRTPLNATLGFAEILQEEIETPQHREYLDTIRKSSKALLDLLNDILDFSKIEAGKLAIHSRDFAWRDVLDEIEAMVRYSLLRKKLDWKLEIAEDLPPVIYSDEHRLRQVLLNLIGNAVKYTDEGGVSVSVSASKTAAGRYDFCFRVSDSGPGIPQDKQASIFDAFVQHRPAEDMVREGVGLGLAISSRLAAMLGGRIDLSSTPGQGSEFTLWLPGLEGRDRASAADSPADAAAMQRAFRDETVLVIDDNEDNRLLIRHYLKNDALRVVEAENGWHGIEIARRMRPQLILLDLHMPVMDGFQFVERLAADPTLRQTPILIFTADVIEERLSRLNPAHVAGVLKKPLRKQELREALAACLNAAARPMPAE; encoded by the coding sequence ATGAAAGACGCCGAGGCCCCTGCTATCGTCGAACGCAACTGGAGCGAATCGAAGTATGCTTCGTTGTTCGGACAGCTGCTGCCGGCGGCGCTGTCGCTGCTATTGGGGCTATTGCTCAGCAGCTTTGAGAACGACCGCTACGTGGCCGAGGAACGAGCGAGCGTTGCCAATCAGCTTTCGCAGTTGCGCGGTCGGCTGGAGCTGGAGCTAAGCAAGACCATGCATCTGACGCGCGGACTGGCCGCCATCGTTGCCGTAAAGCCACAACTGCAGCAATCGGAGTTTGAGTCTCTGGCCGCCGAACTTGTCGCCAGTCGGGCGCACATTCGTAACATTGGGCTGGCGCCGGATAACGTACTGCGCATGATCTATCCGCTCCCCGGAAACCAGGCGGCGCTTGGTCTTCGCTATCGTAACAATTCGGCGCAATGGCCCGCCGTCGAACACATGATGACCATTCGCCGTACGGTTGTGGCGGGACCGGTAGATCTGGTGCAGGGCGGACGGGGACTTGTCTCTCGAACGCCGGTCTATGTCGGCGCCAATCGTCAACGCTACTGGGGCCTCATCAGCGTGGTCATTGATATGGACTCGCTATTCTCGGCGGCCGGTTTGATGGAGGAGCGCAACTTACAATTGGCCCTGCGCGGCAAGGATGGATTGGGGGCGGCGGGAGAGGTCTTCTGGGGCCAGGCCGAAATCTTTCAGGCTTCGCCGGCCGTTTTGCCGGTGCTGCTGGCCGAAGGCGAATGGCAATTGGCGGCGTCGCCACGTCGTGGTTGGTCGCGCTTCTCGCCATACCTCTACTGGCTATGGATTCCGCTGCTGATCTCCGGTCTGGCGATCGGCCTGTTTGTCCGCAGCAGTATCATCCGCCAGCGTCGACGCTACGAGGAAATGCGTCGCATGACTCGCGAAGCGCAGGCGGCCAATCTGGCCAAGAGCGAATTTCTGGCGGCGATGAGTCATGAGATTCGCACGCCCTTGAACGCGACCCTGGGCTTTGCCGAGATCTTACAGGAGGAGATCGAAACGCCGCAACACCGCGAGTACCTCGACACCATTCGCAAGAGCAGCAAGGCCCTGCTGGATTTGCTCAACGATATACTCGACTTTTCCAAGATCGAAGCGGGCAAGCTGGCCATTCACAGCCGCGATTTTGCCTGGCGCGATGTCCTCGACGAGATCGAAGCGATGGTTCGCTATTCATTGCTGCGCAAGAAGCTGGACTGGAAGCTGGAAATTGCGGAAGATCTGCCGCCGGTGATTTACAGTGATGAGCACCGCCTGCGGCAAGTTCTCTTGAACTTGATCGGCAATGCAGTCAAATATACCGATGAAGGCGGAGTGAGCGTATCGGTCTCAGCCAGCAAGACCGCGGCCGGACGCTATGATTTTTGCTTTCGCGTGAGCGATAGCGGCCCCGGCATTCCTCAAGATAAGCAGGCCAGCATTTTTGACGCCTTTGTCCAACACCGGCCGGCGGAGGACATGGTGCGCGAGGGCGTCGGATTGGGTCTGGCGATTTCCAGTCGACTGGCAGCCATGCTTGGGGGGCGCATTGATCTTTCCAGCACGCCCGGTCAGGGCAGCGAATTCACGCTCTGGCTGCCGGGCCTTGAGGGGCGCGACCGGGCGTCCGCCGCCGATTCCCCGGCCGACGCGGCGGCAATGCAGCGAGCCTTCAGGGATGAGACTGTGCTGGTTATCGATGATAACGAGGACAATCGGCTGCTGATCCGGCACTACCTCAAGAATGACGCACTGCGGGTCGTCGAGGCGGAAAACGGCTGGCACGGTATTGAAATAGCCCGGCGGATGCGGCCGCAGTTGATTCTGCTGGATCTGCACATGCCAGTTATGGATGGCTTTCAGTTTGTGGAGCGCCTTGCCGCCGATCCAACATTGCGCCAGACGCCGATATTGATTTTTACCGCCGATGTCATTGAGGAACGACTGTCGCGGCTGAATCCGGCGCACGTCGCTGGCGTCCTGAAAAAGCCGCTGCGTAAACAAGAGTTGCGCGAGGCTCTGGCTGCCTGTCTGAATGCCGCTGCCCGGCCAATGCCGGCAGAGTAA
- a CDS encoding SpoIIE family protein phosphatase, with protein sequence MEDQLLQLLCDHGLLDGAGMARVERRMTAAAMAPGRALAEERLLDESRLYQIIQRDLGMNSPLQTVYRTYTICGQTLPRFKVSGDFYGYFWLDEGRLAITLSDVSGKGLEAGLLALLLGNLLRQSVRMKNVIPSVIMRKINQASASFFGVEQFATFTVLIVDMHSGTAEFSSAGTPPMLFYRHRERSIEEIDMRNIPVGIDENWMYSGRRTDINKGDVILLFTDGAYEAQNFSNEYYGIERIKNTLHAGSKGDARQVLSRQRRALRWFSLLRGLNDDTTYVAIKRS encoded by the coding sequence ATGGAAGATCAACTTCTGCAGCTGTTATGCGACCATGGCCTGCTGGATGGCGCGGGGATGGCCCGCGTTGAACGCCGCATGACTGCCGCAGCAATGGCGCCGGGAAGGGCTCTGGCGGAAGAGCGATTGCTGGACGAAAGCAGGCTCTACCAGATCATTCAGCGCGACCTCGGGATGAACTCGCCGCTGCAAACGGTCTACCGAACCTACACGATCTGTGGGCAGACCTTGCCGCGGTTCAAGGTCAGCGGCGACTTTTACGGCTATTTCTGGCTGGATGAAGGACGCCTGGCAATTACGCTGAGCGATGTAAGCGGCAAAGGCCTCGAAGCAGGGCTGTTGGCGTTGTTGCTTGGCAACTTGCTGCGCCAGTCGGTGCGTATGAAGAACGTGATACCCTCTGTCATCATGCGCAAAATCAATCAGGCCTCCGCCTCCTTCTTCGGAGTGGAGCAGTTTGCCACATTTACCGTATTGATTGTCGATATGCACTCGGGCACGGCCGAGTTCAGCTCGGCGGGGACGCCGCCAATGCTTTTCTACCGCCACCGCGAGCGCAGCATCGAGGAGATTGACATGCGCAATATCCCCGTGGGTATCGATGAGAACTGGATGTACAGCGGTCGTCGCACTGATATCAACAAAGGCGATGTGATTCTGCTCTTTACCGACGGCGCCTATGAGGCGCAAAACTTCAGCAATGAGTACTACGGGATTGAACGAATCAAGAATACGCTGCACGCCGGCAGCAAAGGCGACGCCCGACAGGTTCTTTCCCGACAGCGTCGGGCGCTGCGCTGGTTCTCCCTGCTGCGCGGCCTGAATGACGACACCACCTACGTGGCCATCAAACGCAGCTGA
- a CDS encoding acetyl-CoA carboxylase biotin carboxyl carrier protein subunit: MFNHFLIGEQSWRIDLRRQADGSFRCRRQPEGAAESLESRLESFELRGADAIRFRNGAGLVDARFACDGEEIYLLLDGRTLRLRQRGVEAQDQEAGGRSRYQAPMPGKVLAVQVSVGQRVEPEQPLLVIEAMKMEQTLRARRAGVALAVHCAVGDLVSAEQILVEVGPEEGP, translated from the coding sequence GTGTTCAATCACTTCCTGATTGGCGAACAGAGCTGGCGCATCGATCTACGGCGTCAGGCCGACGGCAGTTTCCGCTGCCGGCGCCAACCGGAAGGCGCCGCAGAGTCGCTGGAGTCCCGGCTCGAGTCTTTCGAACTCAGGGGCGCGGATGCGATTCGATTTCGCAACGGCGCTGGACTGGTCGATGCTCGCTTTGCCTGCGATGGCGAGGAGATCTATCTGCTGCTGGATGGACGCACCTTGCGACTGCGGCAGCGCGGGGTTGAGGCGCAAGATCAAGAGGCTGGCGGCCGAAGCCGCTACCAGGCGCCCATGCCCGGCAAGGTGCTTGCCGTGCAGGTAAGTGTCGGGCAGCGAGTAGAGCCTGAGCAGCCCTTACTGGTTATCGAGGCGATGAAAATGGAACAAACTCTGCGCGCTCGTCGTGCAGGCGTTGCTCTGGCCGTACATTGTGCTGTCGGAGATCTGGTTTCCGCCGAACAGATTCTGGTTGAGGTGGGGCCTGAGGAAGGCCCTTGA
- the mazG gene encoding nucleoside triphosphate pyrophosphohydrolase — MSTKNPGAGLAELRAVTARLRAPGGCDWDRAQDYGSMRRFLLEEAYELIHAVDGADYENLREELGDLLFILFFYAQLAEEEQRFDLDQAAAECAQKLIRRHPHVFGDVQVSGVEEILSNWDAIKAGEKGGPGGRPQDLQEWLPALLRAEEAQKKAAKIGFDWPDAAGPLAKVREECAEVEDQMQADGARLEEEIGDLIFSCVNLARKLKVNPELALHRSTRKFQDRLQAVRELAATRGLQWSELDAAALEQLWNEICGKTLPD, encoded by the coding sequence ATGTCCACGAAAAATCCCGGAGCAGGTCTGGCAGAATTGCGCGCTGTGACGGCAAGGCTGCGCGCCCCAGGCGGTTGTGATTGGGATCGCGCTCAGGATTACGGCAGCATGCGCCGCTTCTTGCTGGAAGAAGCCTACGAACTGATCCATGCAGTGGACGGCGCTGACTACGAGAATCTGCGCGAGGAGCTTGGCGACCTGCTGTTCATTCTCTTTTTCTACGCGCAACTGGCCGAAGAAGAGCAGCGCTTTGACCTGGATCAGGCCGCCGCCGAATGCGCACAAAAGCTGATCCGTCGACATCCGCATGTATTTGGCGATGTGCAGGTCAGCGGCGTCGAAGAAATTCTCAGCAACTGGGATGCTATCAAGGCCGGAGAGAAGGGCGGTCCAGGGGGCAGGCCGCAGGACCTGCAGGAATGGCTGCCGGCTTTGCTGCGCGCTGAAGAGGCCCAAAAGAAAGCGGCAAAGATCGGTTTCGACTGGCCGGACGCCGCCGGCCCTCTGGCCAAGGTGCGCGAAGAATGCGCCGAGGTTGAAGACCAAATGCAGGCCGATGGCGCGCGCCTGGAGGAAGAAATCGGCGACTTGATTTTCTCCTGCGTCAATCTGGCGCGCAAACTCAAGGTAAATCCCGAACTCGCATTGCATCGCAGCACGCGCAAATTTCAAGACCGCCTGCAGGCCGTCCGCGAGCTGGCCGCAACACGCGGACTGCAATGGTCCGAGCTTGACGCCGCCGCCCTGGAACAACTCTGGAACGAGATTTGCGGGAAAACTTTGCCGGATTAA
- a CDS encoding UDP-N-acetylmuramate dehydrogenase produces the protein MALLIENNRSLAEWTTLGAGGPARCFCVVESIEDLEQALLYARREKLRFFLLGGGSNVVISDRGFDGLAVKNAIGGIAVERRGGAVQYRVSSGFEWDRFVLRSIEDGAQGIECLSGIPGSVGATPIQNVGAYGQEVGETIQSVECINAYSLERRRFSNAECAFGYRSSYFKQAPAEGWLVLSVEFALRADTPTLIRYAELEQRLTLRTPEWRTMPPGNAQLAAVRRAVLELRRSKGMVVDATDPDSRSAGSFFVNPTLSEEEFASLQQRCENQGLPSPPQYTVQGGIKTSAAWLVERAGFAPGYLQGGAGVSSKHSLALVNRGGGSAALLSLAREIQEGVLERFGVRLLREPIFIE, from the coding sequence GTGGCGCTGCTCATTGAAAACAATCGCTCGCTTGCCGAATGGACCACGCTGGGCGCCGGCGGTCCGGCGCGCTGTTTTTGCGTAGTAGAATCGATCGAGGATCTGGAGCAGGCTTTGCTCTACGCTCGTCGCGAAAAGCTGCGCTTTTTCTTGCTGGGCGGCGGCAGCAATGTTGTCATCTCCGACCGCGGCTTTGACGGCCTTGCAGTCAAGAATGCGATTGGCGGAATTGCGGTGGAGCGTCGCGGCGGCGCGGTTCAGTACCGCGTCAGTTCAGGCTTTGAGTGGGATCGCTTTGTCCTGCGCAGTATAGAAGATGGCGCTCAGGGGATCGAATGCCTCTCCGGCATTCCGGGCAGCGTCGGGGCCACGCCCATTCAGAATGTCGGCGCTTACGGGCAGGAAGTGGGCGAGACGATCCAGAGCGTGGAGTGTATCAATGCCTACAGTCTGGAGCGTCGCCGCTTCAGCAATGCCGAGTGCGCTTTTGGATATCGCAGCAGCTATTTCAAGCAGGCGCCAGCCGAAGGCTGGCTGGTGCTGAGCGTCGAGTTTGCCTTACGCGCCGATACGCCGACCTTGATCCGCTACGCCGAACTGGAGCAGCGACTCACACTGCGTACGCCGGAATGGCGCACGATGCCGCCGGGGAACGCTCAGCTGGCTGCGGTCCGTCGCGCGGTGCTGGAATTGCGTCGCAGCAAGGGCATGGTAGTCGATGCGACCGATCCAGATTCGCGCTCCGCCGGCAGCTTTTTTGTCAACCCGACGCTCAGCGAAGAGGAGTTCGCCAGCTTGCAGCAGCGCTGTGAGAATCAAGGCTTGCCGTCGCCGCCGCAGTACACAGTGCAGGGGGGGATCAAGACCTCTGCAGCATGGCTGGTAGAGCGCGCCGGTTTCGCGCCTGGCTACTTGCAGGGCGGCGCAGGCGTTTCCAGCAAGCACAGTCTGGCGCTGGTCAATCGGGGCGGCGGTTCTGCGGCGCTGCTCTCGCTGGCCCGTGAAATACAGGAAGGGGTCCTGGAGCGCTTTGGCGTTCGTCTGCTGCGCGAGCCGATCTTCATTGAATAG
- a CDS encoding GNAT family N-acetyltransferase yields the protein MADHIEVFAAVEVSCFVRPWSALSIASHLTLADSISWLYDSQGQPLFSQNPDARASASQNELDGAVGALLGRWLRGEQALELLRIAVLPRHRRRGLALVMLRDFCQRLPPLLFPKPDQALLEVQEENRPAVTLYQRLGFECYRRRRDYYGRGKDGLEMKLALS from the coding sequence ATGGCCGACCACATCGAGGTCTTTGCCGCCGTTGAAGTTTCCTGTTTTGTTCGACCGTGGTCAGCACTGAGCATTGCATCACACCTCACGCTTGCAGACAGTATCTCATGGCTCTACGACAGCCAGGGACAGCCGTTATTTTCGCAAAATCCCGACGCCAGGGCATCCGCCAGCCAGAACGAACTGGATGGCGCAGTCGGAGCGCTGCTTGGCCGCTGGCTGCGCGGCGAGCAAGCCCTGGAACTGCTGCGTATTGCCGTTCTGCCGCGCCATCGTCGCCGGGGCCTGGCCCTTGTGATGCTGCGCGACTTTTGCCAGCGCCTGCCGCCGCTCCTGTTTCCGAAGCCAGACCAGGCCCTGCTTGAAGTCCAGGAAGAAAATCGGCCTGCCGTAACCCTCTACCAGCGGCTGGGATTTGAGTGTTACCGCCGACGCCGGGACTACTATGGCCGCGGCAAGGATGGCCTGGAAATGAAACTTGCACTTTCGTAG
- a CDS encoding DNA-protecting protein DprA, protein MPVAPVPLMPRPERRLQQALFLAALPYRRNLFASGNAAALRSLAPRNRRAFLEQNFSMIELQSASALAQRSVRRCAALPLDIASFTLFDLDYPALLAEIYDPPLAFFVRDGGRPRPELRRRFLSALDHAVAAVGTRNPAPFLDAALAAWIKAPTAGCVALVSGFARGVDRLAHLAAIAAGRANVAVLGAGILNPGPQSNLDLPKTADAAELDFFFVSEFLPDDRAFAGNFPRRNRIIAGLVEQLNVFQAPHGSGALISARFALEEGRTVQVFDHQAFDLFPGSNDGGRAWLADGAAPILLPARLELHTIPSSAEDPLAPRSPQQLQFWRERRHGISLGARHFLRWQ, encoded by the coding sequence ATGCCTGTAGCACCGGTTCCTTTGATGCCGCGCCCTGAGCGAAGACTGCAACAAGCGCTGTTCCTGGCCGCCTTGCCCTACCGGCGAAACTTGTTTGCCAGTGGGAATGCAGCAGCGCTGCGATCACTGGCGCCACGCAATCGGCGCGCGTTTCTGGAGCAAAACTTCAGCATGATAGAATTGCAGTCAGCGTCCGCCCTGGCGCAACGCAGTGTTCGTCGTTGTGCGGCTTTGCCGCTGGACATTGCCTCTTTCACGCTCTTCGATTTGGACTACCCGGCGCTGCTGGCCGAGATTTATGATCCTCCCCTGGCCTTTTTTGTGCGTGATGGCGGTCGTCCGCGTCCAGAGCTTCGCCGGCGATTTTTGTCGGCGCTGGATCACGCTGTCGCTGCAGTCGGCACGCGCAATCCGGCGCCCTTCCTGGACGCAGCGCTTGCAGCATGGATCAAGGCGCCGACCGCCGGCTGCGTCGCCCTGGTTTCTGGATTTGCACGCGGCGTGGATCGCCTGGCGCATCTTGCAGCTATTGCAGCCGGGCGCGCAAACGTGGCCGTGCTGGGCGCGGGCATTCTGAATCCGGGCCCACAGAGTAATCTCGATCTTCCGAAGACGGCTGATGCTGCGGAACTCGACTTTTTCTTTGTGTCCGAGTTCTTGCCGGATGATCGCGCCTTTGCCGGAAATTTTCCGCGTCGCAATCGAATCATTGCCGGACTTGTGGAACAACTGAATGTATTCCAGGCGCCGCATGGCAGCGGCGCGCTGATCAGCGCACGCTTTGCGCTGGAGGAGGGGCGCACAGTTCAGGTCTTTGATCATCAGGCCTTCGATCTCTTTCCAGGCAGCAACGATGGGGGGCGAGCCTGGCTGGCCGATGGTGCCGCCCCCATTCTTCTGCCGGCGCGACTCGAACTGCACACAATCCCCTCGTCAGCAGAGGACCCGCTGGCGCCGCGCAGCCCACAACAGCTGCAGTTCTGGCGCGAGCGTCGCCACGGAATCTCCCTGGGCGCCCGACATTTCCTGCGCTGGCAGTGA
- the topA gene encoding type I DNA topoisomerase, with amino-acid sequence MEESQETAPGKSQSASGAKKKASSRKRKGGAAKKGRARTLVIVESPAKAKTIHKYLGKNYIIEASMGHIIDLPKSRMAVDVDQDFQPEYITVRGRASILNRLKKLAGSAERVLLAADPDREGEAISWHLSRALGKLNGDIKRIEFNEITKTALEEAIKKPREINQDLVNAQQARRILDRLVGYNISPLLWKKIKRGLSAGRVQSVALRLICSREAEIDRFTPEEYWTLEARLAHGKDSFKAALHSLDGKKAAIGAGPEMQAIVDELQDASYAVRSVSVKERKRQPTAPYTTSKMQQDSANKLGFTSQKTMMVAQQLYEGIELEGGVATGLITYMRTDSTRVSPQAIEHVREFIAGQFGREYLSAEPRVYKTSRSAQDAHEAIRPTDPAWTPDRVAPFLSRDQMKLYQLVWQKFVSSQMSDEIADHTSVDIAAGRAIFRATGRTVKFPGFARVFGGEEGERDEKSEKADKKKKEALLPPLAENDPLQLKKLEPEQHFTQPPPRYTDASMVKALEECGVGRPSTYAPTLSTLLKRYYVTRLQRALKPTELGRMVDRIMGDHFPDLINTSFTAQMEDNLDRVARNDLDWVEMLRSFYGPFAGVLKNAHETIGEMKNALDEPTDHVCEKCGRNMVKKLGRKGYFLACPGFPECRNAKPIPLGPCPKCADGQIIQRSTKRGRAFFGCSRYPECDFSTWDKPAEHNCPQCGKLLFEKSSRERGRYVACAACSYEEAASQSA; translated from the coding sequence ATGGAAGAATCCCAGGAGACAGCGCCCGGCAAGAGCCAGAGCGCCAGCGGAGCAAAGAAGAAGGCCAGCAGCCGGAAACGCAAAGGCGGCGCCGCGAAGAAGGGGCGGGCGCGGACATTGGTGATTGTGGAATCTCCAGCCAAGGCCAAGACCATTCACAAATACCTGGGCAAGAACTATATCATCGAGGCCTCCATGGGCCACATCATCGACCTGCCTAAGTCCAGAATGGCTGTCGATGTAGATCAAGACTTCCAGCCGGAATACATTACTGTTCGCGGTCGGGCCAGTATCTTGAACCGCCTGAAGAAGCTCGCCGGTAGCGCGGAGCGCGTCTTGCTGGCGGCAGACCCTGATCGCGAGGGCGAAGCAATCAGCTGGCATCTTTCGCGAGCCCTTGGAAAATTGAACGGCGATATCAAGCGCATTGAATTCAATGAGATAACCAAGACAGCTCTGGAAGAAGCAATCAAGAAGCCGCGCGAGATCAATCAGGACCTGGTCAATGCCCAGCAAGCCCGTCGCATCCTCGACCGACTGGTTGGCTACAATATCTCGCCGCTGTTGTGGAAGAAAATCAAGCGCGGTCTCTCTGCTGGACGCGTGCAATCCGTGGCGCTGCGTTTGATCTGTAGCCGCGAGGCGGAAATCGATCGCTTTACTCCGGAAGAATACTGGACTCTCGAGGCGCGCCTGGCGCACGGCAAGGATAGCTTCAAAGCTGCCCTGCATTCCCTGGATGGTAAGAAAGCGGCGATCGGCGCGGGCCCGGAGATGCAGGCAATAGTCGATGAGTTGCAGGATGCGTCCTATGCCGTACGCTCCGTTTCAGTAAAAGAGCGAAAGCGTCAACCGACGGCGCCCTATACGACCTCCAAGATGCAGCAGGATTCGGCAAACAAGCTGGGTTTTACCTCGCAAAAGACAATGATGGTGGCGCAGCAACTTTATGAGGGCATTGAACTGGAGGGCGGAGTCGCCACCGGTTTGATCACCTACATGCGCACGGACTCTACGCGCGTATCGCCGCAGGCCATCGAACACGTTCGCGAGTTCATTGCGGGGCAGTTTGGCCGCGAGTATCTCTCTGCAGAGCCCAGAGTCTACAAGACCTCGCGATCGGCCCAGGACGCTCACGAGGCCATTCGGCCTACCGATCCGGCCTGGACGCCGGATCGAGTTGCGCCTTTCCTGAGTCGTGACCAGATGAAGCTCTATCAACTGGTCTGGCAGAAGTTTGTCAGCTCGCAAATGTCCGACGAAATCGCCGATCACACCTCAGTGGATATTGCCGCCGGCCGCGCCATTTTTCGGGCCACCGGCCGCACCGTAAAATTCCCTGGATTTGCTCGAGTTTTCGGCGGAGAAGAGGGGGAACGCGACGAAAAGTCGGAGAAGGCGGACAAGAAGAAGAAAGAGGCGCTATTGCCGCCGCTTGCTGAGAATGATCCGCTGCAGCTAAAAAAGCTGGAACCCGAGCAACACTTTACGCAACCGCCGCCTCGCTATACGGATGCGTCGATGGTCAAGGCCCTGGAAGAGTGCGGCGTCGGTCGTCCCTCTACCTATGCGCCCACGCTCTCTACTCTGCTCAAGCGTTACTATGTGACGCGTCTGCAACGGGCGCTCAAGCCAACGGAGCTGGGGCGTATGGTTGATCGCATCATGGGCGATCATTTTCCCGATCTGATCAATACCAGTTTTACAGCTCAAATGGAAGACAACCTGGACCGCGTCGCCCGCAACGACCTGGACTGGGTGGAGATGTTGCGCTCCTTTTACGGACCCTTCGCCGGCGTTTTGAAAAATGCCCACGAAACCATCGGCGAAATGAAAAACGCGCTTGATGAACCTACGGATCACGTTTGCGAGAAGTGCGGCCGCAATATGGTAAAAAAGCTGGGGCGCAAGGGCTACTTCCTTGCCTGCCCGGGATTCCCCGAGTGCCGCAATGCCAAGCCCATCCCGCTCGGTCCCTGTCCAAAATGCGCCGATGGCCAGATCATCCAGCGCTCAACCAAGCGCGGCCGGGCCTTCTTCGGCTGCAGTCGCTATCCAGAATGCGATTTTTCCACCTGGGACAAGCCGGCGGAGCATAACTGCCCGCAATGTGGAAAGCTGCTTTTTGAAAAGAGCTCTCGCGAGCGCGGGCGTTACGTCGCATGCGCCGCTTGCAGCTACGAAGAGGCTGCCAGCCAGAGCGCTTGA
- a CDS encoding thiolase family protein has product MKLPHRVAVSTLRRTPFAQIAKGLAPYQSHELGFIVAKDIIDQSKLKLSELDGVLVGEGFPFAPNPARVIANKLGVPVETPALTLANNCVSSMEAVAEAARRINLGEGKVYLTLGEESQTHIPFVVKNARANKKAGSIDKLMKLLPDQLPADVKIMDSLEEGLGDSETSYGMAVTAEVVAQNYGISREISDKLAYTSYKRAYDATLAGKYKPFLVPVKDDEGSEMVDDEAVMLRKGIVENPSRMDKAMLLFENPVMKFDQFKTQYKDFLQKSTTPTVTIFNACARSDGAAGAIISSEEKARELGLKVQAYITGFRMKGVHPNLMGIGQAEASLALLEDLGITIDQVDQIEIHEAFAATAIGALEEIKKRTGLDWEKKFEAGRINAYGGSIALGHPFGATGIRLIGNAIMVMNEHSDVKRVLITACAHGGVAGAMMIERA; this is encoded by the coding sequence ATGAAATTACCTCATCGTGTCGCCGTATCTACTCTGCGTCGGACTCCGTTTGCACAGATTGCCAAGGGACTTGCGCCCTACCAGTCGCATGAGCTGGGTTTCATCGTCGCTAAAGACATCATCGATCAATCCAAACTCAAACTAAGCGAACTGGACGGGGTGCTGGTGGGAGAGGGCTTTCCTTTTGCGCCCAATCCAGCGCGCGTCATTGCCAACAAGCTTGGCGTGCCGGTCGAGACCCCGGCGCTGACGCTGGCCAACAACTGCGTCTCCTCTATGGAAGCGGTAGCGGAAGCTGCGCGCCGCATCAATCTGGGCGAGGGCAAAGTATACCTGACGCTTGGCGAAGAGTCGCAGACGCACATTCCCTTTGTGGTGAAGAACGCCCGCGCCAATAAGAAGGCAGGCAGCATCGATAAGTTGATGAAGCTGCTGCCAGATCAACTGCCGGCCGATGTTAAGATCATGGACAGCCTGGAAGAGGGTCTGGGCGACTCAGAAACCAGCTACGGCATGGCTGTAACCGCCGAGGTGGTAGCTCAGAACTACGGCATCAGCCGCGAAATCAGCGACAAACTGGCTTACACCAGCTACAAGCGCGCATACGATGCAACGCTGGCCGGCAAGTACAAGCCCTTTCTGGTTCCAGTAAAGGACGACGAAGGCAGCGAGATGGTCGATGACGAGGCCGTGATGTTGCGCAAGGGCATCGTTGAAAACCCCAGCCGCATGGACAAAGCCATGCTGCTTTTCGAGAACCCGGTCATGAAGTTTGACCAGTTCAAGACGCAGTACAAGGACTTTCTTCAGAAGTCCACGACTCCGACAGTTACTATCTTCAACGCCTGTGCGCGCTCCGATGGCGCTGCAGGCGCCATCATTTCTTCCGAAGAAAAGGCTCGTGAGCTGGGCTTGAAGGTGCAGGCCTATATCACCGGTTTTCGTATGAAGGGCGTGCATCCCAATCTGATGGGTATCGGACAGGCCGAGGCAAGTCTGGCGCTGCTGGAAGATCTTGGCATCACTATTGATCAGGTCGACCAGATAGAGATCCATGAGGCCTTTGCAGCGACGGCAATTGGAGCGCTGGAAGAAATCAAGAAGCGCACCGGACTGGACTGGGAGAAGAAGTTCGAGGCCGGACGGATCAATGCCTACGGCGGGTCTATAGCGCTGGGGCATCCTTTTGGGGCCACCGGCATTCGCCTGATTGGCAACGCCATCATGGTAATGAACGAGCATTCCGACGTGAAGCGCGTGCTGATCACCGCCTGCGCCCACGGCGGCGTGGCCGGCGCAATGATGATTGAGCGCGCCTGA